DNA from Chaetodon trifascialis isolate fChaTrf1 chromosome 14, fChaTrf1.hap1, whole genome shotgun sequence:
TCATGACGTGCAATTGTGACTTGACTAAAGTGGTTCTACTAAAGGTATTttatccctctgtgtgtctttgtatgttgtgGATTGGGGTGAACAGAAGGACTTCATACTGCTACAATGTCATGCTCCCTGAATACCAAATCAACTTGACTGATCTTACTGGCTCTGGAGTGCTTCCACTGTCAACTCTGATGATGCCTGTGATTGGAGGAAGagatcatttaaaacaaattaataCAAGACTAAGGTGGAAAAGACACAGCAACTCTTTCTTATGAAAGGTTTTAGACAACTCGCCTGttctgctgtctttctcttaACGGCCTCCATTTCTTGTTTTAGTGCCTCGTTCTCTTCTCTTAGAGCCTGCATCAGGGAAAGACATGGCGTTGAGATTTTTTTGTCGATTAGGGATTGTGATTACAAGGCAAGCAGCGAAATGTATGGTCACTTAAAGTATGCTGATGTGAGCCAAACGTGGGCATGTGTGAGGCAGcatgttttcagatgtttccGGAGGCTTTATTAGCTGCAGCAGACCCCTTCTAAACCAGAGTAAACACACACCTTGAGCTCTTCCTCCTTGTTGGCCACCTCAATCAGCCCTTTCTCCAGCAGGCCCTCAACGGTTTTCAtgttctcctccttctcccgaACACTGGGCAGGAAGCAGACTTTTAGAAGGTCATTCAGTAAATGATTCTGTCTATAAGTTGTATAGACAGAGCAACACGTCTAACAAACTGATGAATCCAAAACATGTacttttcacacacacctcttctgGAACTGGTCCAAAGCCAGTTGGGAGGCTGTCTGCATGGGGAGAGTCAAAGGCAAATAGATAGAGAGGGAGTGTCAAACagaagaacacacaaacacataaagtgCTTTTAAATTTCAAACAACAGTCAAGGCACAGAGCCGACCTGATCAGAAATCTGTGCCTGCAGATTCTGGATCTCCGCCTTCAGTGACATGTTCTCATTGTGTAAGGCCTGCAGAgccaggacagacaggaaagacagacaacaatGCTTACTATGCCATGGCAACTCAGATTCTTACAGACAATATGTAGTCCGAACAATGACATAGCAACTCATAATTCTGTCTGAGATTTATGAAACTATGAAATCAATTATATCCATTTGGCATCTGAACTCCAAATATCTACAACCCTGATGAAAAAAAGTTGGCatggtgtaaaatgtaaataaaaacagaatgcaatgcCATTTCTGGCCGGGTGGTGTACAAAATCAGAGGCCTAGAACATGTTTACCAAATTCCTGCACACCAATGAATCAGCACAAAATTAGTATATGAATCTGTAGATGAAGTGCTCTTGTGACTGTACCTGCATTTTAGTTTCTCTACTGGCcccactgctcctctctgcgTTTAGAGAATCTTCTAGACTCTTCCTCTGCAACTCTTTGTCAGCCAATCTGAATAGAACATGCAGAACAGTTGAAAGAGCACGCCATGAATGGCTCAGCTGAATCAGTTTTAATGCAATCAGTATGGCTGAAAAAGGTAAAAGAGTATTTCTCACAGCTTCTGTATCTCCTCAATGTGGGAGACATGGCTGGCCTAAATGAGAAGACAAGATATCTTATTAGCCTACATACATCTAATTCTGACCAAACATGAAAACGAGGTAAATGAGATTGACAAATATACCTGTGAAGAGATCTGGGCCTGCATGCTCTCATTCTGGGCCTGAAGACCTTTGTTTTCACTCATAAGTTCCTGTTAAACACAGGCTGTATTAGTGTGTTGCTCTGCTTCACAATCCATTTTGCATCTCAGTGTGGAATCAACAGGCAAACATGCACTATGAAATGGACTACTTCAAATTTTGATGCTGATTGTTTTGCGTGTGATGCTGTGGTGGTTCACCTGAACCCGGGACTGCAGTGAGTCATCAGGCATGCTGTGCTGGGACATCTCCATAAGCTCTATCACTCTCTGCTCCAGCCGCTCCTTGGCGACCATGGCTTCAGTCAGGCTGCTGTGTAGGGTCTGGATCTCCTTGTTCTTGTTGTTCATCTCCGTCTCCGCTGCCAGCAGCTGGCTGTGGAGCTCTGcgcccacacatacacagacatttagctgctgaatgtaaCTGGACGATTCATTTTGATGTTAGTTAGGAGTCAAAAGGAATCACATTTTTAGCGTGACATTGTATTTTATTACCTTGCTTTGAAGCctgaagtttctctctctcagcgtTGACATTGTGGAGGAAATTCTGCAGCTCTTCCCAACGTCGCTTAGCGTCCTGCAGTTGGGCCTGAGGATGGAGAGATGTATTTGGTGAACACTTTCCTCCCACACATCATACTAGAAAACAAGTGCTTAGAAAACATTATCAGGGCTGGCTTGAGTGGGAATCCTACGCTTTGGAGTGTACTGCCACACTACACTGGGTAAGATAAATGAAATCAATCCAACTTCTTTCCTCTCACAGTCAAGATCATTACTGTAAGGTCAAAGATGAAGGTTGATTTACCTCAATTTCTATAAGCCTGTGATCCTTTCTGTCTCTAGATCTGTCAAACTAAGTTAATGGATAGTCCAAATGACAAAGtattttgtggtttgtttgacTGACCCTTCTAGTCTGTGCAATAAAGAAAACCAGGTCTTCTTTTCTGAAAATCTCAGGAAATACAGGAAAGGCTGATCTGGGTGTCTAGCAGGAAAAGTGTTGTTTATATACAGCACAAAGCCTCAAACATTCCAGCTTCCAAAGCCAACACAATCCTTCTTACCCTGGTTCTATTTCCCACACCCCTCCCGAGGACTTCCACTACAACCTCCTCCCATTTCCCCGATAATGCTACCACACCCGCCACACAGATTTGACTGCACAGCACTGACCAGGTTTTGTACAGCTCAGTTCATTTTTGTCTCAGCTGGGGAAAACTGAAGCGCAGGCTAAATAAACACATTGTGCATCTGGATTAGTGTACCTCCAGCTGGGACACGTTCTGCTTGTAGCTGACCTCCAGTGACTTCCTCTggtgctcctcctgctgcagcttgctgttgttgtctGCCAGCTCTTTCATCAGGCCAGCGTACTCAGAACGCAGCTTGTTCAGCTCTGCTGAATTCCTATCAAGCAACAtacgcacacaagcacaaatgAGTGATGTGGAAATGCTTCATGTGCCATTATTGTGGGATGTTAACCTGCATGTTGGATTTCATATTATATAACTGCATGAGGATGGATCTCTGCCATAATGTTAGTGACACAGGTAAAAGAAATGGAGGATTATGTTGAGACTGGAAGTTTGCAGTGTTTCACCAAGCTGAACAGGTGAGACATGTATGAAACTCTAGAAAGCATGACCAGTAGGATCTTATCTAATGTAGTGACACACTGACTTGCTCTCCATCTGGTTAGTGGCAGAGCTGACTGCGTCCCTCAGGATGCCATTCTCCTGCTGCAGTCGAGTGATCTGGCTTTCCAGCTGCTCCCTCATCTGCTGGAactgaacaacaacaatagGATTCAGTCACCCTGCAGCCTTAAGAAAAATACCAAAAAGTCTGGGTTCCTTACCATTTTTCAAATTCCTGATTATCCCTACAGTATTGATGACATAGAGTGAAATATATGAAACTATCACGTTTATCTCCATACTAACCTTTATCTGCATGGTCTGGAGCTCCTGGTAGCTGCCCTGTGCTTTCGCCTGCATGCTTCCCAGTTCTTTCTCCATGGCTGCACGCTGGTCTCTCATTACGGCCTCCACCCTGCCAGTCTTTTGCTTCTCTACCTGCAACTCctgaagcacaaaaacaagagGGTATATGAAGCTCTTTGCTGAAGCAAATGGAATTATTTCTGCAATACAAGAACAAGTTGGGAATAAATCATTTATCTAGACCTGGCTGAGCTGTTTCACTTTGTCCTTGGCAATGGaggcctcctcctgcagggttGTGAGAAGTCTCTCTCGTTCCTGTGCAGCTGGGTCAAGTCTAGCTGCAGACTGGTGTTGAGACACATGTCATTAAAAAGCAGGCAAGACAAGTCCAACTACAAATACCAGGTCTCCTGCCAAATGCCAACAGTGTGAAATGTCACTTGTCAAGAACACCTCATTCAAACGCAACATATAATCTCTCACTTTGTGCCAGGCATCCAAGGCATTCGGGCTCTTCTCTCGGAGGAGAGCCATCACACTGACGGCCTCTGCTtctgacagagccaggctggaCAGACCagacagcagctccttcagcttcacctctgtgttctctgttaaaaacacacaagagatTGTGTGGCTGGACAGTCGAGATGTGGTTGCAAAAAGAACGAACGACTGGATCAGACTTGGGCTTTTCTCCCACTTACCTTTGTCAGTCTCATTCTTCTGTTTCTTGCCACTCCCTTTGGATGGTACATCATCATTGTGTGCTGCCTGATGGTTGGCAGATGCTGCTGAGTCAGCCAGAACATGGGCTTCATCTACTGGATTTCAGAAAAACTGGTTGATTCCAAGGCCAAAAGTTCAGGTTTCAATATGAGCACACGTCctgacattttaaataaatgtagacATAATTTAATGTAAGACCATTGTAGCATCATTACCAGGCTCAGTCTTCTGCTTCTTGGCCGAGTTCTTCTTCTTGCCACTGGCAACAGTGGGGGCTGTACCATCCAGAACTTTGGTTTCAGCCACAGTGGGAGCCTCCTTCTTGGCTGGAGCTGGAGCCTGCTCGGCCTTAACCTCTGGCTGCTGGTCATCCACTGGAAAGGGAAAGGTAAAAGGAAGAATACTGTCAATCTCCGCAAGTCTGCCTTGAGACTGATGATAGAGGATATTCAATTATCATTAAAGCTGTTGTGCGAAACCTCATAACTTGAGGATGTGACAACTATGGCTAACATTTTGTCTCACGCTTTTCTACCACAGAAACTTAGGAGGAATTAATTAAATGAAAGAGTGAGCACGTTTCATGTTTTGCAACAGAAATAAAGTGATACATCCCACTTTGAATTGGCTACTCACCAGGCTCtgatttttgtttcttcttctccttcttcttacCAGAGACCTGAGGAGGTGTCTGAGCCTGAACAGGAGCCTGAGTGGCttggacctggacctggacctcaAGCTGGGGAGAGGGAGGGCTGGACTGTTTGTTTGCAGCCAGAGGCATCTCTGTCTTGCGGCTGGCCGGCTTTGAGCCGTTGACTTCTGGCTCCTCAGAAGAGGgggctgtagctgctgctgctgctgctgcagcagcagcggcagcggcagcagcagcggcagcagcttTGGCagcttttttctccttcttctttctctccctcagacCAGCAGGAGCTTCTGGTGACA
Protein-coding regions in this window:
- the ktn1 gene encoding kinectin isoform X2; translated protein: MAVDIYDSQYLLILAPSLVIALMFLFFWLFMKETSYDEVLARQKRDLKLPPSKPDTRKKNEKKKSKKKESASGGGGGGGGESEEDLRDFDGADGANSSTLEVEEEPTPVVTPDPSPPTPTAYVPVSVSPEAPAGLRERKKKEKKAAKAAAAAAAAAAAAAAAAAAATAPSSEEPEVNGSKPASRKTEMPLAANKQSSPPSPQLEVQVQVQATQAPVQAQTPPQVSGKKKEKKKQKSEPVDDQQPEVKAEQAPAPAKKEAPTVAETKVLDGTAPTVASGKKKNSAKKQKTEPDEAHVLADSAASANHQAAHNDDVPSKGSGKKQKNETDKENTEVKLKELLSGLSSLALSEAEAVSVMALLREKSPNALDAWHKSAARLDPAAQERERLLTTLQEEASIAKDKVKQLSQELQVEKQKTGRVEAVMRDQRAAMEKELGSMQAKAQGSYQELQTMQIKFQQMREQLESQITRLQQENGILRDAVSSATNQMESKNSAELNKLRSEYAGLMKELADNNSKLQQEEHQRKSLEVSYKQNVSQLEAQLQDAKRRWEELQNFLHNVNAEREKLQASKQELHSQLLAAETEMNNKNKEIQTLHSSLTEAMVAKERLEQRVIELMEMSQHSMPDDSLQSRVQELMSENKGLQAQNESMQAQISSQASHVSHIEEIQKLLADKELQRKSLEDSLNAERSSGASRETKMQALHNENMSLKAEIQNLQAQISDQTASQLALDQFQKSVREKEENMKTVEGLLEKGLIEVANKEEELKALREENEALKQEMEAVKRKTAEQASSELTVEALQSQIQEKDVKLKSMEESLQAAQDSSSAREKTAEALEQQLATLQAEMEQLRQKETPEELTSSGTQLQELQAQLEAKDQEIQMLQAELEARTKELSEKMEQIHQQQSRTAVPSPELLTALSEKEKQVSDLQGELAELRDSLELHRKKNNELREKNWSAMEALSATESMLQGKLSKAVKENQVALAVSQAECRDVLHRLLPNVPLPSEQNHQEWLHTFERAVAESSAAQSAPASGDSKALAEKLKEAEETQRILQKDCETYKKVLAETEGILQRLQSSVEQEESRWRVKLELSQGELREMNQKVAALEQEIERLTDGAELENLRREKQHLESELERAEHESATYVTEVRELKDLLTELQTRLDGSYTEAIRQNEELNLLKTQLTETLSKLETEENERQKVAGDLYKAQQSLDLIQGELSKVTDNADELIENSSLTSQREEIDRKEKMTAGLNQTVRELQQLLQAVSRQLAKGQEGEPDKDLPKV
- the ktn1 gene encoding kinectin isoform X7 yields the protein MAVDIYDSQYLLILAPSLVIALMFLFFWLFMKETSYDEVLARQKRDLKLPPSKPDTRKKNEKKKSKKKESASGGGGGGGGESEEDLRDFDGADGANSSTLEVEEEPTPVVTPDPSPPTPTAYVPVSVSPEAPAGLRERKKKEKKAAKAAAAAAAAAAAAAAAAAAATAPSSEEPEVNGSKPASRKTEMPLAANKQSSPPSPQLEVQVQVQATQAPVQAQTPPQVSGKKKEKKKQKSEPVDDQQPEVKAEQAPAPAKKEAPTVAETKVLDGTAPTVASGKKKNSAKKQKTEPVDEAHVLADSAASANHQAAHNDDVPSKGSGKKQKNETDKENTEVKLKELLSGLSSLALSEAEAVSVMALLREKSPNALDAWHKSAARLDPAAQERERLLTTLQEEASIAKDKVKQLSQELQVEKQKTGRVEAVMRDQRAAMEKELGSMQAKAQGSYQELQTMQIKFQQMREQLESQITRLQQENGILRDAVSSATNQMESKNSAELNKLRSEYAGLMKELADNNSKLQQEEHQRKSLEVSYKQNVSQLEAQLQDAKRRWEELQNFLHNVNAEREKLQASKQELHSQLLAAETEMNNKNKEIQTLHSSLTEAMVAKERLEQRVIELMEMSQHSMPDDSLQSRVQELMSENKGLQAQNESMQAQISSQASHVSHIEEIQKLLADKELQRKSLEDSLNAERSSGASRETKMQALHNENMSLKAEIQNLQAQISDQTASQLALDQFQKSVREKEENMKTVEGLLEKGLIEVANKEEELKALREENEALKQEMEAVKRKTAEQASSELTVEALQSQIQEKDVKLKSMEESLQAAQDSSSAREKTAEALEQQLATLQAEMEQLRQKETPEELTSSGTQLQELQAQLEAKDQEIQMLQAELEARTKELSEKMEQIHQQQSRTAVPSPELLTALSEKEKQVSDLQGELAELRDSLELHRKKNNENQVALAVSQAECRDVLHRLLPNVPLPSEQNHQEWLHTFERAVAESSAAQSAPASGDSKALAEKLKEAEETQRILQKDCETYKKVLAETEGILQRLQSSVEQEESRWRVKLELSQGELREMNQKVAALEQEIERLTDGAELENLRREKQHLESELERAEHESATYVTEVRELKTQLTETLSKLETEENERQKVAGDLYKAQQSLDLIQGELSKVTDNADELIENSSLTSQREEIDRKEKMTAGLNQTVRELQQLLQAVSRQLAKGQEGEPDKDLPKV
- the ktn1 gene encoding kinectin isoform X8; amino-acid sequence: MAVDIYDSQYLLILAPSLVIALMFLFFWLFMKETSYDEVLARQKRDLKLPPSKPDTRKKNEKKKSKKKESASGGGGGGGGESEEDLRDFDGADGANSSTLEVEEEPTPVVTPDPSPPTPTAYVPVSVSPEAPAGLRERKKKEKKAAKAAAAAAAAAAAAAAAAAAATAPSSEEPEVNGSKPASRKTEMPLAANKQSSPPSPQLEVQVQVQATQAPVQAQTPPQVSGKKKEKKKQKSEPVDDQQPEVKAEQAPAPAKKEAPTVAETKVLDGTAPTVASGKKKNSAKKQKTEPVDEAHVLADSAASANHQAAHNDDVPSKGSGKKQKNETDKENTEVKLKELLSGLSSLALSEAEAVSVMALLREKSPNALDAWHKSAARLDPAAQERERLLTTLQEEASIAKDKVKQLSQELQVEKQKTGRVEAVMRDQRAAMEKELGSMQAKAQGSYQELQTMQIKFQQMREQLESQITRLQQENGILRDAVSSATNQMESKNSAELNKLRSEYAGLMKELADNNSKLQQEEHQRKSLEVSYKQNVSQLEAQLQDAKRRWEELQNFLHNVNAEREKLQASKQELHSQLLAAETEMNNKNKEIQTLHSSLTEAMVAKERLEQRVIELMEMSQHSMPDDSLQSRVQELMSENKGLQAQNESMQAQISSQASHVSHIEEIQKLLADKELQRKSLEDSLNAERSSGASRETKMQALHNENMSLKAEIQNLQAQISDQTASQLALDQFQKSVREKEENMKTVEGLLEKGLIEVANKEEELKALREENEALKQEMEAVKRKTAEQASSELTVEALQSQIQEKDVKLKSMEESLQAAQDSSSAREKTAEALEQQLATLQAEMEQLRQKETPEELTSSGTQLQELQAQLEAKDQEIQMLQAELEARTKELSEKMEQIHQQSRTAVPSPELLTALSEKEKQVSDLQGELAELRDSLELHRKKNNENQVALAVSQAECRDVLHRLLPNVPLPSEQNHQEWLHTFERAVAESSAAQSAPASGDSKALAEKLKEAEETQRILQKDCETYKKVLAETEGILQRLQSSVEQEESRWRVKLELSQGELREMNQKVAALEQEIERLTDGAELENLRREKQHLESELERAEHESATYVTEVRELKTQLTETLSKLETEENERQKVAGDLYKAQQSLDLIQGELSKVTDNADELIENSSLTSQREEIDRKEKMTAGLNQTVRELQQLLQAVSRQLAKGQEGEPDKDLPKV
- the ktn1 gene encoding kinectin isoform X1, with amino-acid sequence MAVDIYDSQYLLILAPSLVIALMFLFFWLFMKETSYDEVLARQKRDLKLPPSKPDTRKKNEKKKSKKKESASGGGGGGGGESEEDLRDFDGADGANSSTLEVEEEPTPVVTPDPSPPTPTAYVPVSVSPEAPAGLRERKKKEKKAAKAAAAAAAAAAAAAAAAAAATAPSSEEPEVNGSKPASRKTEMPLAANKQSSPPSPQLEVQVQVQATQAPVQAQTPPQVSGKKKEKKKQKSEPVDDQQPEVKAEQAPAPAKKEAPTVAETKVLDGTAPTVASGKKKNSAKKQKTEPVDEAHVLADSAASANHQAAHNDDVPSKGSGKKQKNETDKENTEVKLKELLSGLSSLALSEAEAVSVMALLREKSPNALDAWHKSAARLDPAAQERERLLTTLQEEASIAKDKVKQLSQELQVEKQKTGRVEAVMRDQRAAMEKELGSMQAKAQGSYQELQTMQIKFQQMREQLESQITRLQQENGILRDAVSSATNQMESKNSAELNKLRSEYAGLMKELADNNSKLQQEEHQRKSLEVSYKQNVSQLEAQLQDAKRRWEELQNFLHNVNAEREKLQASKQELHSQLLAAETEMNNKNKEIQTLHSSLTEAMVAKERLEQRVIELMEMSQHSMPDDSLQSRVQELMSENKGLQAQNESMQAQISSQASHVSHIEEIQKLLADKELQRKSLEDSLNAERSSGASRETKMQALHNENMSLKAEIQNLQAQISDQTASQLALDQFQKSVREKEENMKTVEGLLEKGLIEVANKEEELKALREENEALKQEMEAVKRKTAEQASSELTVEALQSQIQEKDVKLKSMEESLQAAQDSSSAREKTAEALEQQLATLQAEMEQLRQKETPEELTSSGTQLQELQAQLEAKDQEIQMLQAELEARTKELSEKMEQIHQQQSRTAVPSPELLTALSEKEKQVSDLQGELAELRDSLELHRKKNNELREKNWSAMEALSATESMLQGKLSKAVKENQVALAVSQAECRDVLHRLLPNVPLPSEQNHQEWLHTFERAVAESSAAQSAPASGDSKALAEKLKEAEETQRILQKDCETYKKVLAETEGILQRLQSSVEQEESRWRVKLELSQGELREMNQKVAALEQEIERLTDGAELENLRREKQHLESELERAEHESATYVTEVRELKDLLTELQTRLDGSYTEAIRQNEELNLLKTQLTETLSKLETEENERQKVAGDLYKAQQSLDLIQGELSKVTDNADELIENSSLTSQREEIDRKEKMTAGLNQTVRELQQLLQAVSRQLAKGQEGEPDKDLPKV
- the ktn1 gene encoding kinectin isoform X4; the encoded protein is MAVDIYDSQYLLILAPSLVIALMFLFFWLFMKETSYDEVLARQKRDLKLPPSKPDTRKKNEKKKSKKKESASGGGGGGGGESEEDLRDFDGADGANSSTLEVEEEPTPVVTPDPSPPTPTAYVPVSVSPEAPAGLRERKKKEKKAAKAAAAAAAAAAAAAAAAAAATAPSSEEPEVNGSKPASRKTEMPLAANKQSSPPSPQLEVQVQVQATQAPVQAQTPPQVSGKKKEKKKQKSEPVDDQQPEVKAEQAPAPAKKEAPTVAETKVLDGTAPTVASGKKKNSAKKQKTEPVDEAHVLADSAASANHQAAHNDDVPSKGSGKKQKNETDKENTEVKLKELLSGLSSLALSEAEAVSVMALLREKSPNALDAWHKSAARLDPAAQERERLLTTLQEEASIAKDKVKQLSQELQVEKQKTGRVEAVMRDQRAAMEKELGSMQAKAQGSYQELQTMQIKFQQMREQLESQITRLQQENGILRDAVSSATNQMESKNSAELNKLRSEYAGLMKELADNNSKLQQEEHQRKSLEVSYKQNVSQLEAQLQDAKRRWEELQNFLHNVNAEREKLQASKQELHSQLLAAETEMNNKNKEIQTLHSSLTEAMVAKERLEQRVIELMEMSQHSMPDDSLQSRVQELMSENKGLQAQNESMQAQISSQASHVSHIEEIQKLLADKELQRKSLEDSLNAERSSGASRETKMQALHNENMSLKAEIQNLQAQISDQTASQLALDQFQKSVREKEENMKTVEGLLEKGLIEVANKEEELKALREENEALKQEMEAVKRKTAEQASSELTVEALQSQIQEKDVKLKSMEESLQAAQDSSSAREKTAEALEQQLATLQAEMEQLRQKETPEELTSSGTQLQELQAQLEAKDQEIQMLQAELEARTKELSEKMEQIHQQQSRTAVPSPELLTALSEKEKQVSDLQGELAELRDSLELHRKKNNELREKNWSAMEALSATESMLQGKLSKAVKENQVALAVSQAECRDVLHRLLPNVPLPSEQNHQEWLHTFERAVAESSAAQSAPASGDSKALAEKLKEAEETQRILQKDCETYKKVLAETEGILQRLQSSVEQEESRWRVKLELSQGELREMNQKVAALEQEIERLTDGAELENLRREKQHLESELERAEHESATYVTEVRELKTQLTETLSKLETEENERQKVAGDLYKAQQSLDLIQGELSKVTDNADELIENSSLTSQREEIDRKEKMTAGLNQTVRELQQLLQAVSRQLAKGQEGEPDKDLPKV
- the ktn1 gene encoding kinectin isoform X3 encodes the protein MAVDIYDSQYLLILAPSLVIALMFLFFWLFMKETSYDEVLARQKRDLKLPPSKPDTRKKNEKKKSKKKESASGGGGGGGGESEEDLRDFDGADGANSSTLEVEEEPTPVVTPDPSPPTPTAYVPVSVSPEAPAGLRERKKKEKKAAKAAAAAAAAAAAAAAAAAAATAPSSEEPEVNGSKPASRKTEMPLAANKQSSPPSPQLEVQVQVQATQAPVQAQTPPQVSGKKKEKKKQKSEPVDDQQPEVKAEQAPAPAKKEAPTVAETKVLDGTAPTVASGKKKNSAKKQKTEPVDEAHVLADSAASANHQAAHNDDVPSKGSGKKQKNETDKENTEVKLKELLSGLSSLALSEAEAVSVMALLREKSPNALDAWHKSAARLDPAAQERERLLTTLQEEASIAKDKVKQLSQELQVEKQKTGRVEAVMRDQRAAMEKELGSMQAKAQGSYQELQTMQIKFQQMREQLESQITRLQQENGILRDAVSSATNQMESKNSAELNKLRSEYAGLMKELADNNSKLQQEEHQRKSLEVSYKQNVSQLEAQLQDAKRRWEELQNFLHNVNAEREKLQASKQELHSQLLAAETEMNNKNKEIQTLHSSLTEAMVAKERLEQRVIELMEMSQHSMPDDSLQSRVQELMSENKGLQAQNESMQAQISSQASHVSHIEEIQKLLADKELQRKSLEDSLNAERSSGASRETKMQALHNENMSLKAEIQNLQAQISDQTASQLALDQFQKSVREKEENMKTVEGLLEKGLIEVANKEEELKALREENEALKQEMEAVKRKTAEQASSELTVEALQSQIQEKDVKLKSMEESLQAAQDSSSAREKTAEALEQQLATLQAEMEQLRQKETPEELTSSGTQLQELQAQLEAKDQEIQMLQAELEARTKELSEKMEQIHQQSRTAVPSPELLTALSEKEKQVSDLQGELAELRDSLELHRKKNNELREKNWSAMEALSATESMLQGKLSKAVKENQVALAVSQAECRDVLHRLLPNVPLPSEQNHQEWLHTFERAVAESSAAQSAPASGDSKALAEKLKEAEETQRILQKDCETYKKVLAETEGILQRLQSSVEQEESRWRVKLELSQGELREMNQKVAALEQEIERLTDGAELENLRREKQHLESELERAEHESATYVTEVRELKDLLTELQTRLDGSYTEAIRQNEELNLLKTQLTETLSKLETEENERQKVAGDLYKAQQSLDLIQGELSKVTDNADELIENSSLTSQREEIDRKEKMTAGLNQTVRELQQLLQAVSRQLAKGQEGEPDKDLPKV
- the ktn1 gene encoding kinectin isoform X5, which translates into the protein MAVDIYDSQYLLILAPSLVIALMFLFFWLFMKETSYDEVLARQKRDLKLPPSKPDTRKKNEKKKSKKKESASGGGGGGGGESEEDLRDFDGADGANSSTLEVEEEPTPVVTPDPSPPTPTAYVPVSVSPEAPAGLRERKKKEKKAAKAAAAAAAAAAAAAAAAAAATAPSSEEPEVNGSKPASRKTEMPLAANKQSSPPSPQLEVQVQVQATQAPVQAQTPPQVSGKKKEKKKQKSEPVDDQQPEVKAEQAPAPAKKEAPTVAETKVLDGTAPTVASGKKKNSAKKQKTEPVDEAHVLADSAASANHQAAHNDDVPSKGSGKKQKNETDKENTEVKLKELLSGLSSLALSEAEAVSVMALLREKSPNALDAWHKSAARLDPAAQERERLLTTLQEEASIAKDKVKQLSQELQVEKQKTGRVEAVMRDQRAAMEKELGSMQAKAQGSYQELQTMQIKFQQMREQLESQITRLQQENGILRDAVSSATNQMESKNSAELNKLRSEYAGLMKELADNNSKLQQEEHQRKSLEVSYKQNVSQLEAQLQDAKRRWEELQNFLHNVNAEREKLQASKQELHSQLLAAETEMNNKNKEIQTLHSSLTEAMVAKERLEQRVIELMEMSQHSMPDDSLQSRVQELMSENKGLQAQNESMQAQISSQASHVSHIEEIQKLLADKELQRKSLEDSLNAERSSGASRETKMQALHNENMSLKAEIQNLQAQISDQTASQLALDQFQKSVREKEENMKTVEGLLEKGLIEVANKEEELKALREENEALKQEMEAVKRKTAEQASSELTVEALQSQIQEKDVKLKSMEESLQAAQDSSSAREKTAEALEQQLATLQAEMEQLRQKETPEELTSSGTQLQELQAQLEAKDQEIQMLQAELEARTKELSEKMEQIHQQQSRTAVPSPELLTALSEKEKQVSDLQGELAELRDSLELHRKKNNENQVALAVSQAECRDVLHRLLPNVPLPSEQNHQEWLHTFERAVAESSAAQSAPASGDSKALAEKLKEAEETQRILQKDCETYKKVLAETEGILQRLQSSVEQEESRWRVKLELSQGELREMNQKVAALEQEIERLTDGAELENLRREKQHLESELERAEHESATYVTEVRELKDLLTELQTRLDGSYTEAIRQNEELNLLKTQLTETLSKLETEENERQKVAGDLYKAQQSLDLIQGELSKVTDNADELIENSSLTSQREEIDRKEKMTAGLNQTVRELQQLLQAVSRQLAKGQEGEPDKDLPKV